CACTATTAACTTTACGACGAACCCAAAAGCAAGTTTTCAATGCATTTTGCTACAAGGCCCTTCAGTTGACTAACATTAAGTGTAATCAAATACATAAATCAGTTTACATAATTCTTCACAAAGCAACATGTAAAAATGAATAGCGAGGAATTGATATTTACCTGCTCCAAAACTGACAGAGATCAGCTTGCCTTCTTTATACAAAAATTGTCTCAATCCAGTAACTTGAATCCTCTCAAGAACCTCTAACCACATCTCTTCAATACTTTTATGGTTTTTACTTAATATCTGCCTTTCATTCATTCTACTCTTGTTGGCCATATGGGAATAAGTTTGTTGAGTGGCAGAACCAGACACACTGGGAGAGGCGCCAGAAAGGGAGAGGCACTGGACGACGACAGTTGGACGGGGCTCGACGATGGAGGGCAAAGGGGCATTCAAAGAACTTCCATAGAGGAGAAAGACGCAGCATTTGCCGAGTTGAGTGGTTTAAGCTTCCTTCTCCTTTAGGTTCTTTAAATTCCGTGGGTGGCTAGCTACCGAGATCAATGCAGTCAATTATTGCTAGGGTTTTGCCGCTTTGGTGTGCTTCAGAGGGGAGGGGGCACGAATGATAttaggagaagatgaagaacatattgattttttattttttttgatatGTTTTCCTTTGCTTCAGAGGGGGATGAATGATTAGGGGAATTGGAGAAGACGAAGAAcgattgatttttgtttttttttttaaatatgtttttgttttgttgtttaaattaattgaaactataaaattaggattaattgaattctaaaatttgattgatttaacaggatatttttgtctaatcaaataaagttaaaatatttaagactttttataaaattaaataaaaaaatattttttatttttatttaattaaaggagtatattagtaaaaatggtgatataatatatatttaaaaaagaaaaaattaaatactgACGTAAAAAATAAATTCCACATAACTCGTTATTACTTGTTCATATTTTAAACGTATATGAATTTATTATTGCACGGTAACACTTTTTTTAATGTCACAAAGCATAGAAATTTTACTATTCTGTCTAGAATCTCCCGTGCATACAAAATTGAAGCTTACTATACAATAAACAATTAAAATACCACGTATATGTATTTTGTAGTCATCaacataattatatattaaatgatGCCTGAATTTCTTCCAATGTTTTGCCCTTGGTCTCAGAAATCCATAGTATTGCAAAAGCAAGGGTGATGGCAGAAAAGGTTGCATAAATTGTGAATGTTCCTGGTTGAAACAAGATTCTATTAAATTAAGTCAAAATAAAAAGTTGTAGCCtcttcataaaaaaaaaaaagaaaaaaaattaatcctaAAAATATAACTTTTAGAAATTAAACTTTCCTTCTTTATTATACGAAGGCAACTTAAAAAGAAATGGCATTGGCCATCGATTAAAAAAGTGATTTGcaaataaagagaaaataataaacaaagaaGAAATGTTAAATATGAATATATAAAGTGGCCTAGGGAGCTAGGAAAGAATATCTGGATTACTCCATTCTAGAAGCATGTTAGCAGTCAAGGTTACTAGTGAGGCAGTGAACCAATTCATAAACGTAGCTACACTTCCAGGCGAATAGTAATGACGCGCAAAAACAGCAGAACATACATGATGACCAAGTGCAGAAAAGGTTAAGCAGTGAAAAAGCCAAAATAGCACAGAACGCAAAGATTGAAGCTAAAGAAGCAGCCTCCAATGTCACGGAAAAAGTTAAATCTGCAGCATCGGGTGAGTGTCTTTAGGTAATAAATAATGAGtccaagatcaaacaagaaattgaaCATCACAAGAACAAGTAATTTTTCTCTTTGGTTTATTAATATTCATTATCCAAACACAGTGATAGTTTTAAAATACGAAAAATGAGAATTGAAGTAGTTCCTTGTTAAATTGTTCATCTTAtatgttattatatataaaacatTAAAGCCCTAATTAGAACTTGAgtattatttttggaaaaattgATGATTGTGTGCTGTGTAGATGCATCCCAGTACGCTTCAGAAACGGCTTCAAGTGCCTCAAAGAAAGTAAAAGGCGCAGCAGCATATGGAAAAGTCGcatggttctgaaaaccggatCGGACTGGCCGGTCAAACCGGTTCAACTGGGAACCGGCGATACAAGCGGTCCGGTCCTCCACGGATAAACGCTCAAAGAAAAACCGCTGAAAAAGAGGGAACCACGCGTGAACCAAACCCCCCCCATCCCTCTTCCCccaatcattcattcatttaATCACTTGTCACTATACTCCCTGTACCGGAGATTGGAGAACTCTGAAGCGAAGGAACCCTAGCCCTCCATCGTCGCCGCTGTTCCCAGGTCGTCAGCGCCGCCGCCGTCCCCAGGTCGTCAGCGCCGCCGCCGTCCCCAGGTCGTCAGCGCCGCCGTTCCCAGGTCGTCGAACCCTAACCCAGTAACTCGGCGGGTACTCTTCATCTTCGCTGGCTTCTCGGCACGGAACCCAGGTCAGTGGCTCGTCTTCATCTTCGGTCTTCTCCTTCAATTTTTGttccatttttcttcaattcttcttcgGTCTTGGTTTGAACTTTGAAGTTtggttcttcaattcttcttctttGGTCTTCCGTCTTGGTTTCCACTTTGGTATTCCCTTGTATTTGCTGGTGGTTAATGGTGGAAATTTTACAAATTTGCAAATTTGTATGTATGGTTCTGATTGCTCTGTCTTGTATTCACTATACTCTGATTGCTCTGTTAGTCAGTAATACTTACTCTGTTACTCTGTTTTAGTGTTTTAGTCAGTAATACTTACTCTGATGGCTCTGATAGTGTTTTACTGGTTTACCAGTTGCTGATGACTCCTAATTTGTTTGTTGCAATATTGTTGAATGCTGTAGGCTGATGgctcttaatttttttgttcaaattGACTGATGGCTTTGTTTGTAGTTGCTGGTTTTGCTGGGTGAAGGTTTAGCGTTTTGGAATGTTTCATAATGTGCTAATGTTTGTAATTGCTGGCTTTGTTTGTAATTGCTGGGTGAAGGTTTAGTGTTTTGTGATTATTGGTTAATGTTTTGGTTTAGTGTTCTCTCTTTTCCAGATTTCCCTTCTCCCTGTATTTCTGCATGTTGCTGAATTGGTAATTAATAAATTTGCCTTTTTGCTGTAAATCGGGACTTTACTAGgatttgttaaatttgttgctTCCCAGTCACAGAATCAGAACAGAATGCTCAGTCAGTGCTTGATTGATtggctttgctcactgattgtatttgatgataaattttaaattttaaatttgcacTGCCTATGTTACTGATTCACTGTTCTTTTAGTgctttttgttgttgttaatcaTTGTGATGCCTATATTACTGAGTGTTCCTTCAGTgctttttgttgttgttaatcaTTGTGATGAACTTTGTTAAAATTTGCCCTGCCTATGTGACTGATTCACGGATTCATCCCTCTCGTCATTATCATTGGCATGAACTCCAAACCAAAACCCCAACTCTCTGGATAAAATTGTAACAAAAGCTGATTGGGACTTTTTCTTCTACTTAAGGTATGAATTAGAATGATGATGCCAAGTTGTGAATACACAAGTGTCAACGGACTATAATATATATTGAGTTTGTGGCATTAGAAGGGtgtaataataacaataatggatCATGCTATTTGAATATTGAGGTTTAACATTTAAACTCTCAGCTTCTCAGCCCTGTTTGATTCTTCATCTCAGGCAATTGAATCGAATCAACCAGgccttccttttctttttcttttagttgattcttaatttttctaatatatgtAGCTTTCTGAATCAAGTGGATCAAATTATGTAGTTTTCTTGATTTGGGATATTTTCGGAGACGCATTAGAAGagctattttattattatgtttgcTATAATAATATTCACATGTTCTGTATGCTTGTGATTGTTTCGGTGTTTACATTTTCTTTCCAAGTCACTTGTTGTGGTTGTTCTTTGAGTTAAGGCTTTGTATGTGTGGGTGTGAGAATGTGATAATGTTGAATGCTGTTACATCTAATAGGAGTTCTTGGAGTACCCTCATCTTTGGTcctttataatttatttattattttattctaaaacgATTTTTCTGGTTGAACCACCGATTGGACCGGTTGGACCAATGAACCAGTGACTAAAACGGTTTGATGATcggtccggttttcagaaccttggcTAAAAGTGATAACATTTTATTGAAATTGTTTAACATAACAAATCAAATTACACCATCAATTATCTCTTAACTGCCAAAAAGGTAATTTTGATATCTTAAAATGAGATGGCACTGAATTCAAAACATCTTAAAATTGTTGTTGTATGTGATGCTTAAAAAAGAATATTAGCCATTCCCAGAATTTTCATCAGGCgtaagatcaaaacaaattcaaatcAGAATAATACCTTACTAACACCATAAACAttgtcttttttttataaataagttGCTCCATcttcaataatattttaagaatagtACTTACAACAAAAAACATTTTTATCAAGCTGCAATTAGAGTTATTAAAATAATAGCTCCATCTAATATATGCAACTCTTTACAAAATGTCCATTTAATTTGTCCTTTTACTTGTCTCAAGTTCATAAAAAACAATCATGTTTATAATTTCAATTGCTTGAGTATTTTATAATTGATCATTACTCTTACAAAAAAAGTACAAATAATATTGATCATACCAGTcaattatgtaaaaaatttataaatttaaagtACTTGTTTTGAAACTACAACCAGTGCTAATtgtcataatttttttaacgatattgatttttattttttcgtatATACATTTAGATAAAAATTCAGGTGCATactttatgtgaagttgatagttgagagtcattaaataaaaattagttaaaataatcaaattatttaacgtTCTTAACTATTAACTTTACGTAAAATTGATTGTACATAACTTTTCACGATACACTTAATGCATAATAGGGTCCTAAAATATCCAACACTACAGCGATGCCCTAATTACTAAggctatctttattttctttctttccctaATTTGAATTCCAAAAGTATGAAGTCATGGTTTCTTGGCAGAAGCATATGCTTCAGCGACTTTGTGTTTAGCTTGGTCATAAGTGGCTGATGTTTTATCTTTAGCGGTTATAACGGTTTCTCCGATAGCATTGGAGGCTTTGTTTGCTTGCTTCTTAGTTCCTTCGTACTCACCAGAGGTTTATCTTTTCCGTATTCCACTGCACCTGCGGTTTTGTCTTTTCCATATGCCACTGCGCCTGCGgctttatcttttttaattggtttgaagaatatcaaataattgattttaactaatattgAATACTTGTGTTAGTTTACTTATGcgtattttgattttatttttagttataaattttGATGTTTGAAGCTATTTGGAACTTTTAATGGTAAATTAtagataatttattatgtgaaatcgtaaaattttgaattttattagcTTACAATtcattgaatttaaatatttcaaattatgtattaaatttttaataattttattttatatttaattaaatcggTTGAACTCCGGTTGAACCCTGATTGAACTATTAAACTATTGAATCAGTCACTTCACCGGTTCATTGACCGGTTCGGTTCTTGCAACCTTGGGTAACATtgctaataaataaataaaagaaggaGGTTCTGATTCCAGGGAGGATCAAAAGGTCGTTGAAGTTCATCTTCAGAGCTGAGCGAGTGTTGTATCTGGTTGAAGTTTTCTTCAAGCTCAAATAGTGCGTTCCCCCCTCTCCTATCTCTTCGTTACCTCAAAAAGCTAATATGGCGGTTGCACCCTATATCACCGCTGCTGCACCTCCTAGGTTTGCTTCTCCTTCCCATTGTGTGTTTCCCACAGTTTCTCTAAATTACTAACTGactctttattttctctttttgatgTGGCAGTTGCGCCACAAAACTCTACTCAGGGTTGAAACTTCAATCTCCAAGTATCCCTAATTCCCTTGCGTGTAAACCTAATGTCTCCGCTGAGTTCTACGGAAAAGTTCACAAGAGTCTGCATTGCGGGTAACTGTCTGACCACATTTgtgatttttctcttttttttctgtttttgttaatggaGAAAGTTTTGTTCTTTAGCTTCTGCAGTTTGCCTTATTTTGAATTGGTGCCATTTTTTGGTGTGTGCTTAACTTTGCAAAAATAAGCTTTGGCATGGATGATGATAGTTTTGTATTTGAATTGCTTTTCTTATACCTGTATTCATATGTGCAATTAACATATACTTGGTTATATGCCTAGAATTGTGCGCTTTCAGCTGATACATTCCATGAAGGAACGGTCTTTTTGCAAAATTTGAAGATTGAAAGCAATAGTGAATTGTCTCTTTATGCTTAAATTTTGTGGTTGGTCTATTATGTTATGTTGCTACTGTATGCTTTGTAGGTACATCCCTTTGATTGCCAAATTTTCCAGCATAATGTGTTCGGTCCACTCTAATGCAATTTTTCTTGTTGCAGAAAGCTATGCTGTATCATAtctttgatattgttgtttggATTAGCGAGTAACTTTTAACTGCAATTGAGTTTGTCATGATTACTGTTATATATTATAACAAGGATTATTCTTTTTGTAAGTTCTAACAAATTTGAATTATGAAGAATCTTCTTTAGTCTTTACGGCTTTACACAATAGTTGATAATCTTTGACATAGTGAAAGTGAAGTTAACAAATAAAGCATAGTTTATATCAGATAAAAACGATATACTTAGAAGAGTTTTCACTAATGTCAAACACGTCTTTTAATTAAGAGACTGATACAAGGTGTATAAATCTTGCATATTTTCAGGTATACTAATCACAAACCAGCAAGGGCACAAATTCGAATGATGCCCATAGGGACCCCTAGAGTCCCCTATAGGACACCTGGTGAAGGAACTTGGCAATGGGTTGATTTGTGGAATGCCCTTGTAAGTCAATAATACATCTTAATATATATCATTAATATTATGTTTTTCTGCATCTAAAAGATGCTGGTTAACATTGCGTCACATACTCACATAGAAATAGATCGTTACACATGAACCTCTAGTTTTCTTATGATTTCCATCACTCTTTAAAACATTTCTAAAAGTAAAGGGTTATTGGATGCAGTATCGAGAGCGTGTTCTCTTCATTGGACAAAACATAGATGAAGAATTTAGTAACCAAGTATTGGCAACCATGCTGTATCTTGACAGTATAGATAACGCCAAGAGGATGTATATGTACATCAATGGTCCTGGTGGAGATGTAAGTTTTCTTCTAGTGTTAGATGTTTAGTCAATTAAATATTTCTCTTTTGTACCCACCTTTGTGTTGCTTAGTCATGTTTTTAACATGCTTAAGCTTGTTATTTGTGCAGCTTACACCAAGCTTGGCTATCTATGACACTATGCAGAGCTTGCAAAGTCCTGTAACCACCCATTGTGTTGGCTATGCCTATAATCTTGCAGCATTTCTTCTTGCAGCCGGAGAAAAGGTATCGAGTTATATTACTATCTGAGTATTTGTTAATACAAACTGTGAAAGTTCTCTGTTTGATTCAGAGGTTATAGTGATTTCCAACATCATGTAATCATGCATGACATTGTGTGACTGACGAGATTTATTGTTGCATCTTACAGTTGTTTCTTCACgattaatatgaataaaaattatGCCTGAGATAAGGGGACGGTTGAAATAATTGGAGCATTAATAAATCACTCAGTAGTCAAtataacaagaaaaaaaaaatgaagaaatatTTTCTTATGCTGCTTATGTGCTGCCTAGTGCGTTCTTGATAGGATGTGTCAATTTGTTATTAGTAACATCAATTGTGTTACATTTGTTACAAGGTAAAAGATGGAAAGTTTTGTAGTTTGAATCTAAATAGGGGGGGCAGTCTACTATATACAGACTTGGGATCACATTGAAAGGCCCGATCTCCCTCCTTCCAACTCTTTATAAAAATTcagtaaaaaagaaaagaatggtAATTGATAGGGAGTGGATATTGTCACTCCAATATCCACTCCCTAATTGACAATGCCAATCCTCTACGAATATTATTCCCAAATTACCCTCACAATGAAAATTTTCTCTCATCACTATGGAAAATTAAATAGCGAGGAtggaacataattttgaaaaatcacACAAAAAGGGAGTGGCAGTATCTCTCTCCAGAGTCTCCTAATTTATACTGTGAAGTCCATCCTTATTTGCATCTTAAGCTTCCACTTTCTGTTCCATTCCATTGTGTTGTCACATTCATGTTGTATTGTTTACTTTTCTGCAATTTGTTGTGATGTGCTTGTATTTGTGTTTGTTGATGTCTAATGGGTTATGAAAATAGTTCCCGACATCTATTAACTTTGTGATGATGGTCTGCTGTATTGTTAAGGGCAACCGCTTTGCAATGCCTCTTTCCAGAGTTGCTTTGCAATCTCCAGCGGGAGCTGCTCGGGGTCAGGTATGTAGATATCTCTTCTGAGATTGAGGTTATTATCACTCCTCAGATGTGTGAATATGATCGCTTTTACTCTTTATGCTAACGCCTTGTAAATTTTGACAGGCTGATGACATCCGCAATGAAGCAAATGAGCTTTTAAGAATCAGAGATTACCTCTTTAACGAGTTGGCTAAGAAAACAGGCCAGCCTGTTGAGAGGGTCAGTTCATTCAACAATGAAATACATGGAGATGAACATGAAAACCTGTTATCTTAAAAACTTAAGGCCTGATTggtttctatttttagtttctacttccaatttgatgattttgcGAGGAAAAAAATGACAACAATCAAGATTTTATTGTTTTCTCTTTCCCTTACATAATCTTGAAAATAGACAATACTGAAAGTGGAAATGGAAACCAAATAGGCCCTTAAGTTTGTAGTTTGCTTCCATTTTATGATCATTTGTGTCAGTTCCTGGGTATTTATATTaaggatttggatcctctaaagtttgaatttcactttagagagtaaagtgtgatttcTCACCATTGATTTTATAGGTgggaccaagaataaatatgaaagagaaactatCCAATGgtagaagatcacactttactctctaaagtgaaattcaaactttagaggatccaaatccttatattaaattataagtGTTTATCATTTGAAACTAATTTTTAATGGCATTCAGATCACCCAAGACCTGGGCAGGATGAAACGCTTCAACGCACAGGAGGCTCTTGATTACGGGCTTATTGATCGAATTGTGAGGCCACCACGCATTAAGGCTGATGCGCCTAACAAGGAGGCAGGAACAGGCCTTGGTTAAGAACTCACGGTTTGTCACCCAGCCAGAGTACTCATAATATTACAGAACTAGGATTGTTTCTCGTGTTTTATTTATCTCCTTAATTATTTTCAGAAATATGTATAATATTTGAATAGTTAGAAATTGTTGGCAAAGATAATTGGTTCTTGTTCAGAAATGGATGAATTCCACTTGTTGAAAGCAGTAAATAATGCAGTTGAAGCTTTAAGTTCGTAACTCTACCACATCCCCATTTCTTATCATGATTTTATATAAGACTTGCTCCTGCCCAAAATGCTAGATATATCATTCCCTGGAAAATTAACCCAAAAAGATGATTagatattttaagatttttgtGCATAGTGGTTAACACAAAAATTAGAGCGAGTTACTGAAGAGAAACAAATTCCTGCTCCTATTGAAATAAGTAGCAATTTCTCTTGTCAAGTCACTAGTACATGGTATGCATCTATACGTCACACATTAGGAAATAAACAATGGTAGCAGTTATTTAGATATTTGTATACTTTTTCAGGATAATTTACTTGTATAAATCATTTGGGAAGCAAAACTACATGATTATTCTAAAAGCGATTCCAATACATGTTTGTCCGCCAATCTATTATGTAAATTGTGTGGATTTAAcgattttcttttgttcataACTACCTACTAAAACCAATGATTAATGACAAAGAGAAATCTAGGCTAAATCATGGTATCTGAATCTGTTTTATGTGCAGAATGCAATAAATTACACTGAATACAATTTATGTTCGTGAAAAGCTACTAACATAAAACATAGCAAACACAGCGATTTACCATAGGTGCAGGGAGGTAAATTGTGGGATTTGTGCAATGTGGATAAATCATAGTGAAAGGCCACGGTTTAATATAAACACTGTTTAAATAATGGTGAAATCTCACGAATTAGTGTGAAATCATAATGAAATCTCACGAATTAATGTGAAGCAGGATGTTATATAAATTTGGTGTGAAGCCGTTTTAATAGAAGAGCTAGATGATTAAAACATTATCTAAAGTTACGATTTAGCATCCTCAAACACTGCCAAGAGATGTCACAGCGAGATTCACTGCAACACGCAACAAAAAGTGATGGGATTATCTGGATCAACTATACTAAATAAATAGGATTGCCCATACGGTAGGTGTCATAAAtcaaggggttagtaattttaatatttttaattattttctatagTGGTTTGAGTATAATAGATATTTTTAGTGTGAATTGCTCATGTGTTAcgatttattaattttttaattatattgttatatCATGTTAGATGGTAACATATTGATAATTGTAGACTTGTCTTATAGCTCATGTCAGATTAATAGAGCGGCATATAGGTGATTGTTCGATGTTAGAAATTTGGTTGTGATACATTGTGTTTAAGAATCGATTACTTGTATACTTGAGCATGTGAGATTGGTCTTAAAAAATTAATCCGAACGTGCTATTAGTTTGGGTTGAGCTTTGATTGAACATGATCTAAATATATGCATGCATTTTGTGTGATTTTTTTTGTGGTCGAGCCATTGTATCATTAATATGGCGAGGCAGTAGAAGATGCCATTACATGATCGCATTATCCCTTAATTTTAACTTGCTAGGTTGTAACATCTTGCCAGGTTTCATAAGTAGTGGTTTAAGTTCGATGAGGTCCTTATTAGTGCATTTATAAAGT
This sequence is a window from Arachis stenosperma cultivar V10309 chromosome 10, arast.V10309.gnm1.PFL2, whole genome shotgun sequence. Protein-coding genes within it:
- the LOC130955622 gene encoding ATP-dependent Clp protease proteolytic subunit-related protein 2, chloroplastic-like, producing MAVAPYITAAAPPSCATKLYSGLKLQSPSIPNSLACKPNVSAEFYGKVHKSLHCGYTNHKPARAQIRMMPIGTPRVPYRTPGEGTWQWVDLWNALYRERVLFIGQNIDEEFSNQVLATMLYLDSIDNAKRMYMYINGPGGDLTPSLAIYDTMQSLQSPVTTHCVGYAYNLAAFLLAAGEKGNRFAMPLSRVALQSPAGAARGQADDIRNEANELLRIRDYLFNELAKKTGQPVERITQDLGRMKRFNAQEALDYGLIDRIVRPPRIKADAPNKEAGTGLG